From Acidithiobacillus sp., the proteins below share one genomic window:
- a CDS encoding DNA polymerase III subunit delta' C-terminal domain-containing protein, producing the protein MSAYRPPPAEWQPIHSLLQAGLPQAMLAVGESGTLVGPYCDDLQQVALCFAPSAQGLSCGTCRSCRLLAEGNHPDLLVITAEMGKRIAIESVRYANDFLAFTPQVSVRRWLRIEPAEAMTVAAANALLKTLEEPAARAHILLLSERPSQLLATIRSRLQKLPFPALRLGQCVVWLEGQGIPPAEALLLSRQFANRPLRAWQLWECGWVTLRKTWIDTLLNLPRQGSIAALRLADNWAKDTDLLLLRELMLSLSADLLRLRSHHLDSIVHLDYLQSLEVMAQSAQETSLWETLESWIRLPESLVQNRNVGMMLETLLLSWVGIWSGERRAHGITS; encoded by the coding sequence ATGAGTGCGTATCGTCCGCCGCCCGCTGAATGGCAGCCGATACATAGTCTGCTGCAAGCCGGCTTGCCCCAGGCGATGCTTGCTGTCGGCGAATCGGGGACGCTGGTCGGACCGTACTGCGATGATTTGCAGCAAGTGGCCTTGTGTTTTGCGCCATCAGCGCAGGGGCTGTCCTGTGGAACCTGCCGTTCCTGTCGGTTACTGGCAGAAGGTAATCATCCGGATCTGCTCGTTATTACGGCAGAAATGGGAAAACGTATTGCCATTGAGTCGGTGCGCTATGCCAATGACTTTCTCGCCTTCACCCCCCAGGTCAGCGTGCGTCGCTGGCTGCGCATCGAGCCGGCCGAAGCGATGACCGTGGCAGCCGCTAACGCCCTGCTCAAAACCCTGGAAGAACCTGCGGCGCGCGCGCACATTCTTTTGCTCAGTGAACGTCCGTCGCAGCTTCTCGCCACCATCCGGTCGCGTTTGCAAAAGTTGCCTTTTCCGGCACTGCGGCTCGGGCAGTGCGTGGTCTGGCTGGAAGGACAGGGCATACCTCCTGCGGAGGCGCTCCTGTTAAGCCGACAGTTTGCCAATCGGCCGCTGCGTGCCTGGCAGCTCTGGGAGTGCGGCTGGGTGACGCTGCGCAAAACCTGGATCGACACGTTATTGAACCTCCCCCGGCAAGGCTCTATTGCGGCTTTGCGTTTGGCCGATAACTGGGCTAAAGACACAGACTTGCTTCTGCTGCGCGAGTTAATGTTGAGCTTGTCGGCGGATTTGCTTCGTCTCCGTAGTCACCACCTGGACAGCATCGTACATTTGGACTATTTGCAGTCGTTAGAGGTCATGGCGCAATCTGCTCAGGAGACATCCCTCTGGGAGACGCTGGAGAGTTGGATCCGGCTGCCTGAGTCGCTCGTGCAGAATCGCAATGTAGGCATGATGCTGGAAACGTTATTGTTAAGTTGGGTAGGCATTTGGTCCGGCGAGAGGAGGGCGCATGGAATTACAAGCTGA
- the recR gene encoding recombination mediator RecR, with translation MADVPTMDALAALLRRLPGIGPRSAQRISYELLVRKRDLMPQLAVALQQAHAMVRFCKRCNNLSEAPLCAVCRSEHRDRSILCVVESPADLRAIEDTGVFVGEFFVLMGHLSPLDGIGPEALHIDRFSARLGEADLREVIFATNPTLEGEATAQFLAGLVPDSITISRIARGVPVGGELEYVDRSTLGRALHGRRLLDD, from the coding sequence ATGGCGGACGTTCCGACTATGGATGCCTTGGCGGCATTGCTCCGCCGCCTGCCGGGTATTGGCCCGCGTTCAGCGCAACGGATCAGCTATGAGTTGCTGGTGCGCAAGCGCGATCTCATGCCGCAATTGGCCGTGGCCCTACAACAGGCCCATGCAATGGTCCGTTTTTGTAAGCGCTGCAATAATCTGAGCGAAGCGCCATTATGTGCGGTCTGTCGTTCCGAACACCGGGACCGTTCCATTTTGTGTGTCGTGGAATCGCCTGCTGATCTCCGCGCTATCGAAGATACGGGTGTGTTCGTTGGCGAGTTCTTTGTGTTGATGGGGCATTTGTCGCCCTTGGATGGCATCGGACCCGAAGCCCTGCATATTGATCGCTTCAGTGCGCGTTTGGGTGAAGCGGACTTGCGGGAAGTGATTTTTGCGACCAATCCCACCCTGGAAGGGGAAGCAACGGCCCAGTTTCTCGCGGGGTTGGTTCCTGACAGTATCACGATCAGTCGTATTGCACGCGGGGTACCAGTGGGTGGCGAGTTGGAATATGTTGACCGTAGCACCCTCGGGCGTGCTTTGCATGGTCGCCGTTTGCTTGATGACTAA
- the pabC gene encoding aminodeoxychorismate lyase gives MEVIAATVDGNHFVAGECGAALDRALHYGDGLFETIAVIKGIPLFWDAHLARLRRGAAILNIPMPPPSRWYDDLQHLVNGVQARPRLFVKLVLSRGEGWGYGSPGAGPARRYLWLSQWPERDPHYWEPGISATICPIALLTGAPYLGVKSLNRLNQVVARDALAPEYAEGAMLDQSGVLREGVMSNLFWVKAGIVYTPELADGGIAGIQRGAILEWLRTRGVPTVLGRYPAAALQEADEIFFSNSLIGIWPVRHFAERSLPGHDGPIASALLAWCMNMGLGPQS, from the coding sequence GTGGAAGTGATTGCCGCCACGGTGGATGGAAATCACTTCGTGGCAGGGGAATGCGGCGCTGCCTTAGACCGCGCATTGCATTACGGGGATGGGCTTTTTGAAACCATCGCGGTAATAAAGGGCATCCCCCTGTTCTGGGATGCCCATCTGGCGCGTCTCAGGCGTGGCGCGGCCATTCTGAATATCCCGATGCCTCCCCCAAGCCGCTGGTACGATGATTTGCAGCATCTAGTGAATGGTGTTCAGGCACGTCCACGCCTCTTCGTCAAGCTAGTCCTCAGTCGGGGCGAGGGTTGGGGGTATGGCAGTCCCGGTGCCGGTCCCGCGCGACGCTATCTGTGGTTATCCCAATGGCCGGAGCGTGATCCGCACTATTGGGAACCCGGTATTTCCGCCACGATCTGTCCGATCGCGTTGTTAACGGGTGCGCCTTATCTCGGGGTCAAATCGCTCAATCGCCTGAATCAGGTTGTGGCTCGTGATGCCCTGGCTCCGGAATATGCAGAAGGGGCCATGTTGGACCAATCAGGGGTGCTGCGCGAAGGGGTCATGTCTAATCTGTTTTGGGTAAAAGCCGGTATTGTCTATACCCCCGAGCTGGCAGACGGGGGCATCGCTGGCATTCAGCGGGGCGCCATTCTGGAGTGGCTGCGCACGCGTGGCGTGCCGACCGTGCTGGGTCGCTATCCGGCCGCGGCACTTCAGGAGGCCGATGAAATATTTTTCAGCAATAGTCTGATTGGCATCTGGCCTGTACGCCACTTCGCGGAACGCTCGTTACCCGGACATGATGGACCGATAGCATCCGCTTTGCTCGCATGGTGCATGAATATGGGATTGGGGCCGCAATCATGA
- a CDS encoding PilZ domain-containing protein: MELQAETGGAAKALSVVLRDATAVQRYYMPSIKGGGVLVETPNLLPIGTEVLLMISLPDSQPRAPIMGKVVWVTPPDNREGRPPAIGVQFVNDRSGVLIRIQNALSGLPRNDGEVLSF, translated from the coding sequence ATGGAATTACAAGCTGAGACCGGAGGTGCGGCAAAGGCGCTGTCCGTAGTGCTGCGGGACGCTACGGCGGTGCAGCGCTACTACATGCCCAGCATCAAAGGCGGCGGTGTGCTGGTGGAGACACCGAATCTTCTGCCCATTGGCACAGAGGTGCTGCTCATGATCAGTCTTCCCGACAGCCAGCCACGTGCACCCATAATGGGGAAGGTGGTGTGGGTGACACCGCCGGATAACCGCGAGGGCCGACCGCCAGCCATTGGTGTTCAGTTCGTAAATGATCGCTCTGGTGTCCTGATTCGTATTCAAAACGCGCTGTCTGGTCTGCCCAGGAACGACGGCGAGGTGCTGAGTTTTTAA
- the dnaX gene encoding DNA polymerase III subunit gamma/tau, translated as MSAYLALARRWRPQHFDDFVGQEAVVAALRHALDSGRIHHAFLFTGTRGVGKTTLARLLAKCLNCERGVSSNPCGECSACRGIAAGNFVDLLEVDAASRTRVDETRDLLDNVQYAPTVGRYKVYLIDEVHMLSTHSFNALLKTLEEPPEHVKFLLATTDPQKLPVTVLSRCLQFNLRRLDIPQIQGRLQQIMAAEQLAAEDAALQVLSRAADGSLRDALSLLDQAIVHGGGEVLRDGVLAMLGRSSDDAVLGLVEALVDRDAAQVFAILDDHLARGIDGAGLLDLVIEGVHRLSVAQFLPTDPERDGAEVIVRLRERISPLTLQSWYFLLLSARRDFALYPDHRMALEMAFLRVLSFSGPAAPGLPPAALPSEDNRYLVESSPRTRECAMPEVTSPVSHRSTPLLSTRSRDEVREPPLKMTTALPERPAGAALSTNWRDVVEALAVSPIIAEYLRYGQALRCDSEVVELAVEPNYLPFLVKAEARRALHQALTAYFGREPRLNIVPLTQEAGVGSLVQEEKARAASRQAEAEARVAADPHMGAFLEVLDARVESIEIMAPAAKGGAVNSQ; from the coding sequence ATGAGCGCCTACCTCGCGCTTGCCCGCCGCTGGCGGCCACAACACTTTGACGACTTTGTAGGACAAGAGGCTGTGGTCGCTGCCTTGCGCCACGCCCTCGATTCCGGTCGCATTCATCATGCTTTTCTGTTCACCGGGACGCGAGGTGTCGGTAAAACAACCTTGGCGCGGTTGCTGGCCAAGTGTCTGAACTGTGAACGTGGCGTTAGCAGCAATCCTTGCGGAGAGTGTAGTGCCTGTCGCGGTATCGCCGCCGGAAATTTTGTTGATCTGCTGGAAGTGGACGCGGCGAGCCGCACCCGGGTGGATGAAACCCGTGACCTGTTGGACAACGTGCAGTACGCGCCTACGGTGGGTCGATACAAGGTGTACCTTATCGACGAGGTACACATGTTGTCCACGCACAGCTTCAATGCGCTGCTGAAAACCCTTGAAGAACCGCCGGAGCATGTCAAGTTTCTGTTGGCGACCACGGATCCGCAGAAACTGCCGGTAACCGTGCTCTCTCGCTGTCTGCAGTTTAATTTGCGGAGGTTGGATATTCCGCAAATTCAGGGACGATTGCAGCAGATCATGGCGGCCGAACAGCTAGCTGCCGAGGATGCCGCGCTGCAGGTATTGTCCCGCGCTGCGGATGGGAGCCTGCGCGATGCCCTGAGTTTGTTGGATCAGGCTATTGTTCATGGTGGGGGCGAGGTTCTGCGTGACGGCGTGCTCGCGATGCTGGGACGCAGCAGTGACGATGCGGTGCTGGGTTTGGTCGAAGCATTGGTGGACCGGGATGCTGCGCAGGTATTTGCCATACTGGATGATCATCTGGCGCGGGGTATAGATGGCGCCGGCCTGCTTGATTTGGTCATAGAGGGCGTGCACCGCCTCAGTGTGGCACAATTCCTTCCGACTGATCCGGAGAGGGATGGTGCGGAGGTGATTGTGCGCCTGCGCGAGCGGATCAGCCCGCTTACCCTGCAGTCCTGGTATTTTTTGCTCCTCTCGGCACGACGTGACTTTGCGCTTTATCCAGACCATCGGATGGCACTGGAAATGGCTTTTCTGCGGGTGTTGAGTTTTTCCGGCCCAGCAGCGCCAGGCTTGCCGCCCGCGGCCCTGCCGAGCGAGGACAATCGGTATCTAGTCGAATCATCACCCCGGACGCGCGAGTGCGCTATGCCCGAGGTGACTTCGCCGGTATCGCACCGTTCAACGCCCCTGTTATCCACCCGTTCGCGGGACGAAGTCCGGGAACCGCCGTTGAAGATGACCACTGCCCTGCCGGAGCGGCCGGCCGGCGCCGCACTTTCGACGAACTGGCGCGACGTGGTGGAGGCGCTGGCAGTGTCGCCCATAATTGCTGAGTATCTGCGCTATGGACAAGCTTTGCGCTGCGATTCAGAGGTTGTGGAATTGGCCGTGGAGCCCAACTATTTGCCGTTCCTCGTCAAGGCCGAGGCCCGCAGGGCATTACATCAGGCGCTTACTGCGTATTTTGGCCGGGAGCCGCGTCTGAACATCGTACCCCTTACCCAAGAGGCCGGAGTGGGGAGCCTGGTGCAGGAAGAGAAAGCGCGCGCGGCATCCCGGCAGGCTGAGGCGGAGGCACGCGTCGCCGCGGATCCACACATGGGCGCATTCCTGGAGGTTTTGGATGCCCGTGTGGAATCCATTGAAATTATGGCGCCCGCCGCAAAGGGCGGTGCCGTCAACTCACAGTGA
- a CDS encoding ammonium transporter has translation MTATGSTPPGGNVFFLLMGAILVFAMHGGFAFLELGTVRRRSQVNALVKILSDFGISTIVYFFVGYHIAYGISFFSDVKTLTAGNHGFEMVRFFFLLTFAAAVPAIISGGIAERARFYPQLLATACLVGLVYPFYEGIVWNDHYGIQAWFASAFGASFHDFAGSVVVHAMGGWMALMAVWLLGPRKGRYGKDGAVHAMPPSNIPFLALGSWILIIGWFGFNVMSAQQLTAVQGLVALNSLMALVGGMLAALAVGKGDPGFVHNGALAGLVAICAGSDVVQPIGALAIGVIAGIIFVYLFTFVQHRLRLDDVLGVWPLHGVCGVWGGLAVGVFGHRFLGGAGGVSFWSQLLGTSLGVLVALAGSAIVYGSIKYFIGIRLDPEAEYAGADLSLHHVSAYPEEDIERA, from the coding sequence ATGACAGCCACAGGATCCACGCCTCCAGGCGGGAATGTGTTTTTTTTGCTGATGGGCGCCATTCTGGTATTTGCCATGCACGGCGGATTCGCCTTTCTGGAACTGGGTACGGTACGCCGTCGCAGCCAGGTGAATGCGCTGGTGAAGATTCTCAGTGATTTTGGTATATCCACCATCGTTTATTTTTTTGTGGGTTATCATATCGCCTATGGCATCAGCTTTTTTAGTGATGTGAAGACCCTGACTGCGGGTAATCACGGTTTTGAGATGGTGCGTTTTTTTTTCCTGCTCACCTTCGCTGCCGCAGTGCCCGCCATTATTTCCGGTGGGATCGCCGAGCGGGCGCGGTTTTATCCGCAACTGCTGGCAACAGCCTGTCTGGTGGGGCTGGTTTATCCCTTTTACGAAGGCATCGTCTGGAATGATCATTATGGCATTCAGGCTTGGTTTGCCAGCGCTTTTGGCGCGTCTTTTCATGATTTCGCGGGCTCGGTGGTGGTACATGCCATGGGTGGGTGGATGGCGCTGATGGCGGTCTGGCTCCTGGGCCCACGCAAGGGGCGTTACGGAAAAGATGGTGCCGTGCATGCCATGCCGCCGTCCAATATCCCCTTTCTGGCGTTGGGTTCCTGGATTTTGATCATCGGCTGGTTTGGATTTAATGTGATGAGTGCGCAACAACTTACGGCTGTGCAAGGTCTGGTGGCACTCAATTCGCTTATGGCGCTGGTGGGCGGTATGCTGGCGGCACTGGCGGTAGGGAAGGGTGATCCGGGCTTTGTACACAATGGCGCTCTCGCGGGTCTGGTCGCGATTTGCGCCGGTTCCGATGTGGTGCAACCCATTGGTGCCTTGGCCATCGGCGTTATTGCCGGCATTATTTTTGTCTACCTCTTCACCTTCGTGCAGCATCGCCTGCGTTTGGATGATGTGCTGGGCGTCTGGCCGCTCCATGGTGTTTGCGGTGTGTGGGGTGGATTGGCCGTCGGTGTTTTCGGACATCGGTTCCTCGGTGGCGCCGGCGGGGTCAGTTTCTGGTCCCAATTGTTGGGCACCTCGCTGGGCGTATTGGTCGCCCTGGCGGGCAGCGCCATCGTCTACGGCAGCATCAAGTACTTTATCGGGATTCGTCTGGATCCCGAGGCGGAGTATGCGGGAGCGGATTTGAGCTTGCACCATGTCAGCGCGTACCCTGAAGAGGATATTGAGAGGGCGTGA
- the tmk gene encoding dTMP kinase: protein MNARVASRKDGFFLTLEGIEGAGKSSAVPVLAEYCRQQGYAVEVTREPGGGPLGEALRAIFLDDRLCLDADEELLLLYAGRRDHWQTRIAPALAAGKVVISDRYEDSTYAYQSGGRGVPPEHIAELARWAGMTRRPDLTLWFDVPPELGAARIRARRPDRLEQEDQAFFGRARAVFAERCAAEPERILRVDATQTLPVVHETLRAQLALRLAAHCS from the coding sequence ATGAACGCGAGGGTGGCATCACGGAAGGATGGATTTTTTCTCACCTTAGAGGGGATCGAGGGTGCAGGAAAGAGTTCAGCGGTGCCGGTGCTGGCGGAATATTGTCGTCAGCAGGGGTACGCGGTGGAAGTCACCCGGGAACCGGGCGGAGGTCCTCTCGGTGAGGCTTTGCGTGCGATTTTTCTGGATGATCGCCTGTGTCTGGATGCGGACGAGGAATTGCTTCTACTTTATGCCGGTCGTCGTGATCATTGGCAGACCCGTATCGCCCCCGCGCTGGCCGCCGGGAAAGTGGTCATCAGTGACCGCTATGAAGATTCCACCTATGCCTATCAGAGCGGCGGGCGGGGCGTTCCCCCTGAACATATCGCGGAATTGGCGCGCTGGGCGGGGATGACGCGTCGTCCAGACCTGACGTTGTGGTTTGACGTGCCGCCGGAATTGGGTGCGGCACGCATTCGCGCACGTCGACCAGATCGTTTGGAGCAAGAAGATCAAGCCTTCTTTGGCCGGGCGAGGGCGGTTTTTGCGGAACGTTGCGCGGCCGAACCAGAAAGAATCTTGCGCGTGGATGCGACCCAAACGCTGCCGGTGGTGCATGAAACTCTGCGGGCACAGTTGGCGCTGCGCCTTGCGGCCCATTGTTCATGA
- the mltG gene encoding endolytic transglycosylase MltG, producing MTSKRRAALFVLLIALFPFGFYGISMYWPETLPAKGVTVPIPLGASDAQSIASLARSGVLQHPRLFHLAWALAGHPPIQAGLYEFQGRINQAQVLHRLIAGQSTPLNLLIVPGWRLQHIYQEIHDKAPYLGQQNLPQGETAARRLTQQGVGAQGSAEGWLFPDSYRYVPGTSALSVLRRAYVRMQRELQSLWAGRAPGLPLADPYQALILASIVQKEGAPPAEQAHIAAVFLNRLRQGMPLQSDPTVIYALGERYTGLLTSQEMHVESPYNTYLHTGLPPTPIAMPGLSSLMAVLHPADSADLYFIAQGDTYHYSKNYKRHLEQIQRYLQHAGGAGL from the coding sequence ATGACCAGCAAACGCCGTGCCGCCCTATTCGTTCTGTTGATTGCGTTATTCCCTTTTGGATTTTACGGCATCAGCATGTATTGGCCGGAAACTTTGCCAGCGAAGGGGGTGACGGTCCCCATTCCTTTGGGCGCCAGTGACGCGCAAAGTATCGCTAGTCTGGCGCGTTCCGGTGTATTGCAGCATCCGCGACTATTTCATCTGGCTTGGGCTTTGGCCGGGCATCCGCCCATACAGGCCGGGCTGTATGAGTTTCAGGGACGTATTAACCAGGCGCAGGTACTCCATCGGTTAATTGCTGGACAATCCACACCACTTAATCTGCTGATTGTGCCCGGCTGGCGTTTGCAGCATATCTATCAGGAAATACACGATAAGGCCCCTTATCTTGGCCAGCAGAACCTGCCGCAGGGTGAGACAGCGGCACGTCGACTCACACAGCAGGGTGTCGGCGCGCAAGGAAGTGCGGAGGGCTGGCTTTTTCCCGACAGTTACCGTTACGTTCCGGGTACCAGCGCGCTGAGTGTGTTGCGACGTGCCTATGTGCGCATGCAGAGGGAATTACAGTCCTTGTGGGCCGGACGTGCTCCTGGATTGCCGCTGGCTGATCCCTACCAGGCCCTGATTCTCGCTTCTATCGTACAAAAGGAAGGGGCGCCGCCCGCAGAGCAGGCGCATATTGCCGCCGTGTTTCTCAATCGCTTGCGACAGGGGATGCCTTTGCAGTCCGATCCCACCGTGATTTACGCGTTGGGCGAGCGCTATACTGGGCTGCTGACGTCTCAGGAGATGCATGTGGAGAGCCCCTATAACACCTACTTGCACACCGGGTTGCCGCCTACTCCCATCGCGATGCCGGGACTGAGTAGTCTGATGGCCGTCCTGCATCCTGCGGACAGTGCCGATCTCTATTTTATCGCCCAAGGTGATACATACCATTATTCAAAGAATTACAAGCGGCACCTTGAGCAGATACAGCGTTATCTTCAGCATGCTGGAGGAGCGGGTTTATGA
- a CDS encoding YbaB/EbfC family nucleoid-associated protein has product MKGGLGNIMKQAQQLQERLQKTQEELAQVEVQGHAGGNLVEVTMTCRHDVRRVRIDPSLLADGDQEMLEDLLAAAINDAVRNAEKVSAERMSEVTGGMNIPGMSLPF; this is encoded by the coding sequence ATGAAGGGCGGACTGGGAAATATCATGAAGCAGGCGCAGCAGCTCCAGGAGCGGTTGCAAAAGACGCAGGAAGAGCTTGCGCAGGTAGAGGTGCAGGGCCATGCGGGCGGCAATCTGGTGGAAGTCACTATGACCTGCCGACATGACGTACGGCGGGTTCGCATTGATCCCTCTCTGCTTGCCGATGGCGACCAGGAAATGCTCGAGGATCTCCTGGCCGCAGCGATTAACGACGCCGTGCGCAATGCCGAGAAGGTCAGCGCGGAGCGGATGTCGGAAGTGACGGGTGGCATGAATATTCCGGGCATGAGCTTGCCTTTCTAG